A region from the Aegilops tauschii subsp. strangulata cultivar AL8/78 chromosome 5, Aet v6.0, whole genome shotgun sequence genome encodes:
- the LOC109767433 gene encoding luminal-binding protein 5 has product MAMVGVRVAAILLVSIAACFLLLGHAGAVNGNQAPHSPSPVIAIDLGNTNSCVAGYSHGHGQVETMFQLCIPTWVAFPGDGSVLVGEDAKNHAAPNPIFGFKRLLGKSRDLEREEEEVRELMVRVPYKVVGRERPLVQVQMADGAVKNLGADEITAMVLAKLRESAEAYLGRAIQEAIVTVPQQYNDPSRYSMLRAAELAGLRVTRMIDEPTAAAVAHGLHRKLRDEGNVLVLHVGGGTSDASVMWYVDGVFEFMGADEDPFFGGQDFDQRIVDHFVELIRKKHGKDLSNDKGVLGRLRTACEQAKKALSSQDVAELSIKSLVDGVDFSGSLTRAEFEELNHDLFLKAMALVESAMRQAGLDKNKELLDEIVLVGGSTMIPGIRRLVTDYFDGRELKNINASVMPDQTVTLGAALLSHPMANGYPCMGGDRRQWGYSTDWCFTD; this is encoded by the coding sequence ATGGCGATGGTTGGCGTCAGGGTCGCGGCCATCCTCCTCGTATCGATCGCTGCCTGTTTTCTTCTGCTCGGCCATGCGGGCGCGGTCAACGGCAACCAGGCGCCCCACTCCCCGTCTCCGGTGATCGCCATCGACTTGGGCAACACCAACTCGTGCGTCGCCGGCTACAGCCACGGCCATGGTCAGGTCGAAACCATGTTCCAGCTCTGCATCCCAACCTGGGTGGCCTTCCCCGGCGACGGATCCGTCTTGGTCGGCGAGGACGCCAAGAACCACGCCGCTCCCAATCCCATCTTCGGCTTCAAGCGGCTGCTCGGGAAGAGTCGCGACTTGGAGCGCGAAGAGGAGGAGGTGCGGGAACTCATGGTCCGCGTGCCGTACAAAGTCGTCGGCCGCGAAAGGCCCCTGGTTCAGGTGCAGATGGCCGACGGCGCGGTCAAGAACCTCGGCGCCGATGAGATCACGGCCATGGTGTTGGCCAAGCTCAGGGAGTCGGCCGAGGCGTACCTCGGCCGTGCAATCCAGGAGGCCATCGTCACCGTCCCGCAGCAGTACAACGATCCGTCAAGGTATTCGATGTTGAGGGCCGCGGAGCTCGCCGGCCTGCGCGTCACGAGGATGATCGACGAGCCGACCGcggctgccgtcgctcacggccTCCACAGGAAGCTGCGCGACGAGGGCAACGTCCTCGTCCTCCACGTCGGCGGCGGGACGTCAGACGCGAGCGTCATGTGGTATGTGGACGGCGTCTTCGAGTTCATGGGAGCAGACGAGGACCCTTTCTTTGGAGGACAGGACTTCGACCAGAGGATCGTCGACCACTTCGTGGAGCTGATCAGGAAGAAGCACGGCAAGGACCTGAGCAACGACAAGGGCGTGCTGGGCAGGTTGAGGACGGCGTGCGAGCAGGCCAAGAAGGCGTTGAGCAGCCAAGATGTTGCCGAACTGAGCATCAAGTCGCTGGTCGATGGTGTCGATTTCTCCGGCTCGCTGACCCGGGCAGAGTTTGAGGAGCTGAACCATGACTTGTTCCTTAaagccatggcgttggtggagagTGCCATGAGACAGGCTGGGCTAGACAAGAACAAGGAGCTGCTTGATGAGATTGTGCTGGTTGGTGGAAGCACCATGATCCCTGGGATTCGGAGACTCGTCACCGATTATTTTGATGGGAGGGAGCTGAAAAATATCAATGCGTCGGTGATGCCAGATCAAACTGTCACTCTCGGAGCTGCTCTTCTAAGCCATCCTATGGCAAATGGGTACCCATGCATGGGAGGCGATAGGCGTCAGTGGGGATACTCCACGGACTGGTGTTTTACCGACTGA
- the LOC109767434 gene encoding aspartyl protease AED1 isoform X3, translating into MAIGLGTPAFVNLVTIDTGSTLSWVQCRPCPIRCHNQDEEAGRIFDPLQSSTYQSVGCSTEDCGYVHETLGIPFGCNEEQDSCLYSLRYASEEYTAGSLVKDKLTLGNNFSIDDFMFGCSGDDRYNAADAGIIGFGGATYSFFRQVVRHTNYTAFSHCFPGNHRNGGFLSIGPYDRYSLQFIPLVEYGSHGDNPVYAIQQLDMMVDGIRLEVDPSIYATRMTILDSGTIDTFILSPVFRAFDKTITAAMLAKGYARETAGRNKICFTSTSDSVNWRDMPTVEMKFVRSILKLPSENVFYRVSADKICSTFQPDVAGLTGVPILGNRATRSFRVVYDIQDSKFGFQAGAC; encoded by the coding sequence ATGGCCATTGGTCTGGGCACTCCGGCCTTTGTGAATCTCGTCACCATCGACACCGGCTCAACACTTTCCTGGGTTCAGTGCCGACCTTGTCCGATAAGATGCCATAATCAAGATGAAGAGGCCGGACGGATATTTGACCCCCTTCAGTCCTCAACTTACCAAAGCGTTGGCTGCTCAACTGAAGATTGTGGTTATGTGCATGAAACACTTGGTATTCCCTTTGGCTGCAACGAGGAGCAAGATAGCTGCCTTTACAGCTTGAGATATGCATCAGAAGAGTACACGGCCGGAAGCTTGGTCAAGGACAAGCTCACTTTAGGAAACAACTTCAGCATTGATGATTTCATGTTTGGCTGCAGTGGAGATGACAGGTACAATGCAGCTGATGCAGGCATTATTGGATTTGGGGGTGCGACTTACTCCTTCTTTCGTCAGGTAGTTCGCCATACCAACTACACCGCGTTCTCTCACTGCTTTCCTGGTAATCATAGAAACGGAGGGTTTCTATCCatcgggccgtatgatcggtacAGTTTACAGTTCATTCCGTTGGTCGAGTACGGCTCGCACGGAGATAACCCGGTGTATGCTATTCAGCAGCTGGACATGATGGTCGACGGGATACGGCTTGAAGTCGACCCGTCAATCTACGCAACTCGAATGACGATACTGGATTCTGGCACGATCGACACGTTCATTCTGTCCCCAGTGTTTCGTGCGTTTGACAAGACCATCACAGCGGCAATGCTAGCTAAGGGATATGCCCGGGAAACAGCTGGAAGGAATAAAATTTGTTTCACATCCACTAGTGATTCAGTGAACTGGCGAGACATGCCAACGGTGGAGATGAAATTTGTAAGGTCTATCTTGAAGCTCCCGTCAGAGAATGTGTTCTATCGAGTGTCAGCAGATAAAATTTGCTCCACATTTCAGCCAGATGTTGCTGGACTGACAGGGGTTCCGATTCTGGGGAACAGGGCAACAAGATCATTCAGGGTCGTGTATGATATCCAAGACAGCAAGTTTGGGTTTCAAGCTGGTGCTTGTTGA
- the LOC109767434 gene encoding aspartyl protease family protein At5g10770 isoform X1, with product MEYLILMMLALSYTSQYCTSSSLCPSTYDLGQTGAGAFQFPVFHEKHPCIQASVHIANVQKTWYSFEDDRIHKDRFLMAIGLGTPAFVNLVTIDTGSTLSWVQCRPCPIRCHNQDEEAGRIFDPLQSSTYQSVGCSTEDCGYVHETLGIPFGCNEEQDSCLYSLRYASEEYTAGSLVKDKLTLGNNFSIDDFMFGCSGDDRYNAADAGIIGFGGATYSFFRQVVRHTNYTAFSHCFPGNHRNGGFLSIGPYDRYSLQFIPLVEYGSHGDNPVYAIQQLDMMVDGIRLEVDPSIYATRMTILDSGTIDTFILSPVFRAFDKTITAAMLAKGYARETAGRNKICFTSTSDSVNWRDMPTVEMKFVRSILKLPSENVFYRVSADKICSTFQPDVAGLTGVPILGNRATRSFRVVYDIQDSKFGFQAGAC from the exons ATGGAGTACTTGATTCTCATGATGCTTGCACTAAGCTATACGTCTCAGTACTGCACCAGCTCTAGCTTATGCCCCTCAACCTACG atcttggtcagacTGGCGCTGGTGCCTTTCAATTCCCGGTGTTCCACGAGAAGCACCCATGCATACAAGCATCAGTACATATAGCAAATGTACAGAAAACATGGTATTCCTTTGAGGATGACAGAATCCATAAAGATCGGTTCCTCATGGCCATTGGTCTGGGCACTCCGGCCTTTGTGAATCTCGTCACCATCGACACCGGCTCAACACTTTCCTGGGTTCAGTGCCGACCTTGTCCGATAAGATGCCATAATCAAGATGAAGAGGCCGGACGGATATTTGACCCCCTTCAGTCCTCAACTTACCAAAGCGTTGGCTGCTCAACTGAAGATTGTGGTTATGTGCATGAAACACTTGGTATTCCCTTTGGCTGCAACGAGGAGCAAGATAGCTGCCTTTACAGCTTGAGATATGCATCAGAAGAGTACACGGCCGGAAGCTTGGTCAAGGACAAGCTCACTTTAGGAAACAACTTCAGCATTGATGATTTCATGTTTGGCTGCAGTGGAGATGACAGGTACAATGCAGCTGATGCAGGCATTATTGGATTTGGGGGTGCGACTTACTCCTTCTTTCGTCAGGTAGTTCGCCATACCAACTACACCGCGTTCTCTCACTGCTTTCCTGGTAATCATAGAAACGGAGGGTTTCTATCCatcgggccgtatgatcggtacAGTTTACAGTTCATTCCGTTGGTCGAGTACGGCTCGCACGGAGATAACCCGGTGTATGCTATTCAGCAGCTGGACATGATGGTCGACGGGATACGGCTTGAAGTCGACCCGTCAATCTACGCAACTCGAATGACGATACTGGATTCTGGCACGATCGACACGTTCATTCTGTCCCCAGTGTTTCGTGCGTTTGACAAGACCATCACAGCGGCAATGCTAGCTAAGGGATATGCCCGGGAAACAGCTGGAAGGAATAAAATTTGTTTCACATCCACTAGTGATTCAGTGAACTGGCGAGACATGCCAACGGTGGAGATGAAATTTGTAAGGTCTATCTTGAAGCTCCCGTCAGAGAATGTGTTCTATCGAGTGTCAGCAGATAAAATTTGCTCCACATTTCAGCCAGATGTTGCTGGACTGACAGGGGTTCCGATTCTGGGGAACAGGGCAACAAGATCATTCAGGGTCGTGTATGATATCCAAGACAGCAAGTTTGGGTTTCAAGCTGGTGCTTGTTGA
- the LOC109767434 gene encoding aspartyl protease family protein At5g10770 isoform X2: MFSFQGTLHDLGQTGAGAFQFPVFHEKHPCIQASVHIANVQKTWYSFEDDRIHKDRFLMAIGLGTPAFVNLVTIDTGSTLSWVQCRPCPIRCHNQDEEAGRIFDPLQSSTYQSVGCSTEDCGYVHETLGIPFGCNEEQDSCLYSLRYASEEYTAGSLVKDKLTLGNNFSIDDFMFGCSGDDRYNAADAGIIGFGGATYSFFRQVVRHTNYTAFSHCFPGNHRNGGFLSIGPYDRYSLQFIPLVEYGSHGDNPVYAIQQLDMMVDGIRLEVDPSIYATRMTILDSGTIDTFILSPVFRAFDKTITAAMLAKGYARETAGRNKICFTSTSDSVNWRDMPTVEMKFVRSILKLPSENVFYRVSADKICSTFQPDVAGLTGVPILGNRATRSFRVVYDIQDSKFGFQAGAC; this comes from the exons ATGTTTTCATTTCAGGGCACCCTGCATG atcttggtcagacTGGCGCTGGTGCCTTTCAATTCCCGGTGTTCCACGAGAAGCACCCATGCATACAAGCATCAGTACATATAGCAAATGTACAGAAAACATGGTATTCCTTTGAGGATGACAGAATCCATAAAGATCGGTTCCTCATGGCCATTGGTCTGGGCACTCCGGCCTTTGTGAATCTCGTCACCATCGACACCGGCTCAACACTTTCCTGGGTTCAGTGCCGACCTTGTCCGATAAGATGCCATAATCAAGATGAAGAGGCCGGACGGATATTTGACCCCCTTCAGTCCTCAACTTACCAAAGCGTTGGCTGCTCAACTGAAGATTGTGGTTATGTGCATGAAACACTTGGTATTCCCTTTGGCTGCAACGAGGAGCAAGATAGCTGCCTTTACAGCTTGAGATATGCATCAGAAGAGTACACGGCCGGAAGCTTGGTCAAGGACAAGCTCACTTTAGGAAACAACTTCAGCATTGATGATTTCATGTTTGGCTGCAGTGGAGATGACAGGTACAATGCAGCTGATGCAGGCATTATTGGATTTGGGGGTGCGACTTACTCCTTCTTTCGTCAGGTAGTTCGCCATACCAACTACACCGCGTTCTCTCACTGCTTTCCTGGTAATCATAGAAACGGAGGGTTTCTATCCatcgggccgtatgatcggtacAGTTTACAGTTCATTCCGTTGGTCGAGTACGGCTCGCACGGAGATAACCCGGTGTATGCTATTCAGCAGCTGGACATGATGGTCGACGGGATACGGCTTGAAGTCGACCCGTCAATCTACGCAACTCGAATGACGATACTGGATTCTGGCACGATCGACACGTTCATTCTGTCCCCAGTGTTTCGTGCGTTTGACAAGACCATCACAGCGGCAATGCTAGCTAAGGGATATGCCCGGGAAACAGCTGGAAGGAATAAAATTTGTTTCACATCCACTAGTGATTCAGTGAACTGGCGAGACATGCCAACGGTGGAGATGAAATTTGTAAGGTCTATCTTGAAGCTCCCGTCAGAGAATGTGTTCTATCGAGTGTCAGCAGATAAAATTTGCTCCACATTTCAGCCAGATGTTGCTGGACTGACAGGGGTTCCGATTCTGGGGAACAGGGCAACAAGATCATTCAGGGTCGTGTATGATATCCAAGACAGCAAGTTTGGGTTTCAAGCTGGTGCTTGTTGA
- the LOC109767436 gene encoding uncharacterized protein isoform X2 — protein MASSPCDIALKAALGGQLRLLKRMAKKVDLRRAEDDKGQTALHFAAAKGCLDSCQFLVEESELDVNSATKTGVTPMFYAAFGGNVEVMRYLLDRGADPSMADDRGSVSLHNAAEEGHCEAVRLLLSKGVHVDPMDHRGMPLHLAVAKDHVEVVKVLLEHGADPNRVANHVFSPLMMAVCGKALKCMKLLIEAGADVNVHGYSGPTPLMEAVDDGLMDFVMILLEAGADPNIPNQHGAVPIELAAARGQCELVEILFPKTKPIPSQPVWSVNGIMNTARSPRIKHQDASSVEQRIADLKSRGKEAFGKEDYITAMYFYGLARATRPGAAADGHSWRGVIGARSPDPYTLVPRVQE, from the exons ATGGCTTCGTCCCCCTGCGACATCGCCCTCAAGGCAGCCCTCGGCGGCCAACTCCGCCTCCTCAAGA GAATGGCCAAGAAGGTGGATCTGCGGCGAGCCGAGGACGATAAAGGGCAAACCGCACTTCATTTCGCGGCGGCCAAGGGCTGCCTGGACAGCTGCCAGTTCCTGGTGGAGGAATCGGAGCTTGATGTCAATTCCGCCACAAAAACAG GTGTGACACCGATGTTCTACGCCGCATTTGGGGGAAATGTCGAGGTTATGAGGTACCTTCTCGACCGCGGCGCCGACCCATCCATGGCCGATGACAGGGGCTCCGTGTCACTGCACAATGCGGCAGAGGAAG GACACTGCGAGGCTGTGAGGCTATTGCTGTCCAAAGGGGTTCATGTGGATCCTATGGATCATCGGGGCATGCCATTACACTTGGCGGTTGCAAAGGACCATGTTGAGGTTGTGAAGGTTCTGCTGGAGCATGGTGCCGAT CCCAACAGAGTGGCTAATCACGTCTTTTCACCACTCATGATGGCCGTCTGTGGAAAGGCCTTGAAATGCATGAAGCTACTGATTGAG GCTGGTGCTGATGTGAATGTTCATGGTTACTCTGGACCAACTCCTTTAATGGAGGCAGTTGATGATGGCTTAATGGACTTTGTCATGATTTTACTAGAGGCTGGAGCCGACCCTAACATCCCTAACCAG CATGGTGCAGTTCCAATTGAGTTAGCAGCAGCTCGTGGTCAATGTGAGCTTGTTGAAATTCTGTTTCCTAAGACAAAACCCATTCCATCTCAGCCAGTTTGGAGTGTTAATGGGATAATGAATACTGCAAGATCTCCACGTATCAAGCATCAG GACGCATCTTCTGTGGAACAACGGATAGCTGATTTGAAGTCACGAGGAAAGGAAGCATTTGGAAAGGAAGACTACATTACGGCGATGTACTTCTATGGCCTG GCGCGGGCCACGCGCCCAGGAGCAGCAGCCGACGGCCACAGCTGGCGAGGCGTGATCGGGGCAAGGAGTCCTGATCCGTATACATTGGTTCCTAGAGTCCAGGAGTAG